Proteins from a genomic interval of Heteronotia binoei isolate CCM8104 ecotype False Entrance Well chromosome 5, APGP_CSIRO_Hbin_v1, whole genome shotgun sequence:
- the LOC132570945 gene encoding zinc finger protein 239-like: protein MPERVKNEQLKENAKNQGRPKRKKVSHMIEKQDVRKRNVHFSKPKILEASKCIQCGKYFRNRSQLFVHQRIHRGEKTFACSECGKRFSRSSTLQLHQRSHTGEKPFECSECDKKFSRSAHLQRHQRTHIPDKPFECSVCGKRFSESGTLLRHQRTHTGEKPFECSVCGKRFIQNGHLQLHQRTHTGEKPFECSECGKRFSENGTLQRHLRTHTGEKPFECSECGKRFSMNGNLQLHQRIHTGEKPFECPLCGKRFGRSGHLQLHQRTHTGEKPFECSLCGKRFSQSGDLQKHLRAHTGEKPFECLECGKRFSLSGYLRLHQRTHTGEKPFECSVCGKRFRQSGALHVHLRTHTGEKPFVCSECGKKFNRSSHLQRHQKTLHNREAL, encoded by the coding sequence atgccagaGAGAGTTAAAAATGAACAACTGAAAGAAAACGCCAAGAACCAaggcagacctaagagaaagaaagtcAGCCACATGATTGAGAAGCAAGATGTAAGAAAGCGTAATGTGCATTTTTCAAAACCCAAGATATTGGAGGCAAGTAAATGCATTCAGTGTGGGAAATacttcagaaatagatcacagctctTTGTGCACCAACGAATACACAGAGGGGAGAAaacttttgcatgctcagagtgcggaaagagattcagtaggagtAGCACTCTTCAGCTCCACCaaagaagccacacaggggagaaaccttttgaatgctcagagtgtgacaAGAAATTCAGTAGGAGTGcccatcttcaacggcatcagagaacccacataccagataaaccttttgaatgctcagtgtgtggaaagagattcagtgagagtggcactCTACTacggcaccagagaacccacacaggggagaaaccttttgagtgctctgtgtgtggaaagagattcattcagaacggccatcttcagctgcatcagagaacccacacaggggagaaaccttttgaatgctcggagtgtggaaagagattcagtgagaatgGCACTTTGCAACGacacctaagaacccacacaggggagaaacctttcgaatgctcggagtgtgggaagagatttagtatGAATGGCAATCTTCAGTTgcaccaaagaatccacacaggggagaaaccttttgaatgcccactgtgtggaaagagattcggtaGAAGTGGCCACCTTcaactgcaccaaagaacccacacaggggagaaaccctttgaatgctcactatgtggaaaaagattcagtcagagtggtgaTCTGCAAAAGCATCTAagagcccacacaggggagaaaccttttgaatgcttagagtgtggaaagagattcagtctgagtgGTTATCTTCgactgcaccaaagaacccacacaggggagaaaccttttgaatgctcagtgtgtgggaagagattcagacaGAGTGGCGCTCTTCACGTgcacctaagaacccacacaggggagaagccttttgtatgctcagagtgtggaaagaaattcaataGGAGTAgtcatcttcagcggcatcagAAAACCCTACACAacagagaagccctttga